One region of Populus trichocarpa isolate Nisqually-1 chromosome 4, P.trichocarpa_v4.1, whole genome shotgun sequence genomic DNA includes:
- the LOC127905271 gene encoding uncharacterized protein LOC127905271, translating into MSEISGGSRSVLLLFFLSLSLLFISGISDDSSGAKNGTKADPHAASKNNDGPEIAIVFVFVVAIGFFALFLFKFWQKKKREEQYARLLKLFEEDDELEVELGLRD; encoded by the exons ATGAGTGAAATCTCAGGAGGAAGCAGATCCGTACTTCTATTATTCTTCCTTtcactttctcttcttttcatttcag GTATCTCAGATGACTCATCCGGTGCAAAAAATGGGACGAAGGCCGATCCGCATGCTGCTTCCAAAAACAATGATGGGCCCGAGATTGCCATTGTGTTTGTTTTCGTTGTGGCAATAGGGTTCTTTGCActtttccttttcaagttttggcaaaagaagaaaagggaagagcAGTATGCCCGTCTTTTGAAGTTGTTCGAAGAGGATGATGAGCTTGAAGTTGAACTTGGCCTTCGAGATTGA